The following proteins are co-located in the Polymorphospora rubra genome:
- a CDS encoding prepilin peptidase, which translates to MLLTLVVTGLGAGLGAGLPPLVRRYSTTRAPTRPVAAATGAVTFGLLAVSLDADPALPALLGVAALGTVLAFVDLACLRLPDPLVLAMLTVAVGGLTGAAALTGAGADLRRAAAAGIACLAGYVVLALLPGSRLGFGDVKLGGVLGVPLGWLGWDTVLSGVLLPHLLNGPVALALLASGRINRETVLPFGPALLAGALLAVTLTA; encoded by the coding sequence GTGCTGCTCACGCTCGTGGTCACCGGGCTCGGCGCCGGGCTCGGTGCCGGCCTTCCACCCCTCGTACGCCGCTACTCGACGACGCGGGCACCGACACGTCCGGTCGCCGCGGCCACCGGTGCGGTCACGTTCGGTCTGCTCGCCGTGAGCCTCGACGCCGATCCCGCCCTGCCGGCCCTTCTCGGCGTTGCCGCCCTCGGCACGGTCCTCGCCTTCGTCGACCTGGCCTGCCTGCGGCTGCCGGACCCGCTGGTGCTCGCCATGCTTACGGTTGCCGTCGGCGGTCTGACCGGCGCGGCCGCCCTGACCGGAGCCGGCGCCGACCTGCGGCGGGCCGCCGCGGCGGGGATCGCCTGCCTCGCCGGCTACGTTGTGCTCGCCCTGCTGCCGGGTTCCCGGCTCGGCTTCGGCGACGTCAAGCTCGGCGGCGTCCTAGGCGTGCCACTCGGCTGGCTCGGCTGGGACACCGTCCTGTCCGGTGTGCTCCTGCCGCACCTGCTCAACGGTCCGGTCGCACTCGCGCTGCTGGCCAGCGGCCGGATCAACCGGGAGACCGTGCTGCCGTTCGGGCCGGCCCTGCTCGCCGGCGCTCTCCTGGCCGTGACCCTCACCGCCTGA
- a CDS encoding MoaD/ThiS family protein, which yields MAGSQLTVRYFAAARAAAGTGEETVEATGSVDELVDVLVAVHGERLAHVLKVASFLVDGTAWHDHQAPLPAGVTVDVLPPFAGG from the coding sequence GTGGCCGGATCGCAGCTCACCGTGCGCTACTTCGCCGCCGCCCGGGCCGCCGCGGGCACCGGCGAGGAGACCGTCGAGGCGACAGGGTCGGTGGACGAACTCGTCGACGTACTGGTGGCGGTCCACGGTGAACGGCTGGCCCACGTACTGAAGGTCGCGAGTTTCCTGGTCGACGGAACCGCCTGGCATGATCATCAAGCACCACTTCCGGCGGGCGTGACCGTCGATGTCCTGCCGCCCTTCGCCGGCGGCTGA
- a CDS encoding metallophosphoesterase — MAVIGFAGTIAVVTGLIHLYLWKRLVRDTTRRGRWRRIGTVAALVLAVLVPLTLVTSRSGVTWLVWPGYLWLAVMFYLLVVMLVLEIPMLVARLALRRRPAAAPTGPVPTDPATESLIAEPALVGGGAPTEPPAPAAPPVPTPAEAGHDPGRRLLLARGAAIFAGLTATGLTGYGVSTALGPPRIDRVRIPLARLPRAMDGLRIATVSDIHLGPLLGRPHTQRIVDLINGLDADLVAVVGDLVDGPVAELGPAAAPLADLRSRHGSFFVTGNHEYYAGVQEWVAEVDRLGLRVLENERQEIVTPRGALDLAGVNDPAGEGTGATGGPDFEKALGGRDPQRPVVLLAHQPVMAQEAARYDVDLQLSGHTHGGQIVPFNLLVGLEQPVVSGRGNVDGTEVYVTNGAGFWGPPVRVGAPPQISLVELRSP; from the coding sequence ATGGCGGTCATCGGCTTCGCGGGGACCATCGCGGTCGTCACCGGCCTGATCCACCTTTATCTGTGGAAGAGGCTGGTCCGCGACACCACCCGCCGGGGAAGGTGGCGGCGGATCGGCACGGTCGCCGCGCTCGTCCTCGCCGTGCTAGTACCGCTGACCCTGGTCACCTCCCGGTCCGGCGTCACATGGCTGGTCTGGCCGGGCTACCTGTGGCTCGCGGTCATGTTCTACCTGCTCGTCGTGATGCTGGTGCTGGAGATTCCGATGCTGGTCGCCCGGCTGGCGCTGCGCCGCCGCCCGGCGGCCGCACCGACCGGCCCGGTCCCCACCGACCCGGCCACCGAGTCCCTGATCGCCGAACCGGCCCTGGTGGGTGGCGGGGCGCCGACCGAACCGCCGGCCCCCGCCGCGCCGCCGGTGCCGACGCCGGCCGAGGCGGGCCACGACCCCGGCCGTCGGCTGCTGCTCGCCCGCGGTGCCGCGATCTTCGCCGGTCTCACCGCCACCGGCCTGACCGGGTACGGCGTGTCGACCGCACTCGGGCCACCCCGCATCGACCGGGTACGCATCCCGCTCGCCCGGTTGCCCCGGGCGATGGACGGACTGCGGATCGCCACCGTCTCCGACATCCACCTCGGACCGCTGCTGGGCCGGCCCCACACCCAGCGGATCGTCGATCTGATCAACGGGCTCGACGCCGACCTGGTGGCGGTCGTCGGTGACCTGGTCGACGGGCCGGTCGCGGAGTTGGGACCGGCCGCGGCACCCCTGGCCGATCTACGGTCCCGCCACGGCAGCTTCTTCGTGACCGGGAACCACGAGTACTACGCCGGCGTGCAGGAGTGGGTCGCCGAGGTCGACCGGTTGGGTCTGCGGGTGCTGGAGAACGAGCGCCAGGAGATCGTGACGCCGCGTGGGGCGCTCGATCTGGCCGGCGTCAACGATCCGGCCGGGGAGGGGACGGGTGCCACCGGCGGCCCCGACTTCGAGAAGGCGCTCGGGGGCCGTGATCCGCAACGCCCGGTCGTGCTGCTGGCCCACCAGCCGGTCATGGCACAGGAGGCGGCGCGGTACGACGTCGACCTGCAGCTGTCCGGGCACACCCACGGCGGCCAGATCGTTCCGTTCAACCTGTTGGTGGGCCTGGAGCAGCCGGTGGTCTCGGGCCGAGGCAACGTCGACGGCACCGAGGTCTACGTGACCAACGGGGCGGGCTTCTGGGGTCCGCCGGTGCGGGTCGGTGCCCCACCTCAGATCAGCCTGGTCGAGCTCCGTAGTCCTTGA
- a CDS encoding fructosamine kinase family protein, translating to MDLAYLRAHPQHLPTFLTHQRIRETPVGGGDICVASRLTLDDGGSLFTKTWPPASAAPVPEGFFAAEAAGLTWLRAADAVPVPEVVVALPDLLALEWVEPGPATADAAARFGRELAALHRAGAPAFGAEWPGFIGALPQDNTPSAGPWPAWFAERRLLPYLRRSVDNGALSATEVTLVERLVAGIDGYGGTEPPARVHGDLWPGNVLWGADGRAWLVDPAAHGGHRETDLAQLALFGGAPHLAEVIEGYGEVWPLADGWRVRVPIHQLHLLLVHTALFGAAYRSAVRSAAEAALRA from the coding sequence ATGGACCTGGCCTACCTCCGGGCACACCCGCAGCACCTGCCCACCTTCCTCACCCACCAGCGGATCCGCGAGACTCCGGTGGGTGGCGGGGACATCTGCGTGGCGTCCCGGCTCACCCTCGATGACGGCGGTTCGCTGTTCACGAAAACGTGGCCGCCGGCATCGGCCGCACCCGTACCGGAGGGGTTCTTCGCGGCCGAGGCCGCCGGCCTGACCTGGCTGCGGGCGGCCGACGCGGTGCCCGTACCGGAGGTTGTCGTGGCCCTGCCGGACCTGCTGGCACTCGAGTGGGTGGAGCCCGGCCCGGCCACCGCGGACGCCGCCGCCCGGTTCGGCCGGGAACTGGCAGCGCTGCACCGGGCCGGGGCACCCGCCTTCGGCGCCGAGTGGCCGGGCTTCATCGGCGCCCTGCCGCAGGACAACACCCCGTCGGCCGGGCCGTGGCCGGCGTGGTTCGCCGAGCGTCGGCTGCTGCCCTACCTGCGGCGGTCGGTCGACAACGGCGCGCTCTCGGCGACCGAGGTCACCCTGGTGGAGCGGCTGGTCGCCGGGATCGACGGGTACGGCGGTACGGAGCCGCCCGCGCGCGTGCACGGCGACCTGTGGCCGGGCAACGTGCTGTGGGGCGCTGACGGGCGGGCCTGGCTGGTCGACCCGGCGGCGCACGGCGGCCACCGGGAAACGGATCTGGCCCAGCTCGCGCTCTTCGGTGGCGCACCACACCTTGCAGAAGTCATCGAGGGGTACGGCGAGGTCTGGCCGCTCGCCGACGGCTGGCGGGTGCGGGTGCCGATACACCAGTTGCACCTGTTGCTGGTGCACACCGCGCTGTTCGGCGCCGCATACCGGAGCGCGGTGCGGTCCGCTGCCGAGGCTGCGCTCCGTGCCTGA
- a CDS encoding IS256 family transposase, which produces MTALESVNPADLLRQQLAEGGPDVLAAMVTAFANALMSADADADAVCGADYGQRSPERTNSRNGYRARQWDTRAGTVELAVPKLRHGSYFPDWLLEHRRRAEQALVTVVATSYLLGVSTRRVEKLAEQLGVTRLSKSQVSQMAQHLDAQVEAFRSRPLDSAHYTFVALDALTMKVREDGRTVNVACLVAVGVNADGHREVLGLDVCASEDGAGWIAFLRGLTARGLKGVRLVISDAHRGLVDAIGSALPGASWQRCRTHYLRNLLTKVPKSAQPWVATMVRTIFDQPDPGEVRAQYARVVDTINAKYPTAAEHLDQAREDLLAFTNFPHEIWRQIWSNNPQERLNKEIRRRTDVVGIFPNRAAVIRLVGAVLAEQTDEWTEQRRYIGPELLTKARQETPEDQQPDAVPQPKPALTTA; this is translated from the coding sequence ATGACCGCATTAGAGAGTGTGAACCCTGCCGACCTGCTACGCCAGCAACTGGCCGAGGGTGGCCCGGACGTGTTGGCGGCGATGGTGACCGCGTTCGCGAACGCGTTGATGTCCGCCGACGCCGACGCCGACGCGGTCTGCGGGGCCGACTACGGCCAGCGCAGCCCGGAGCGGACGAACTCGCGTAACGGCTACCGGGCCCGACAGTGGGACACCCGGGCCGGAACGGTCGAGCTGGCGGTGCCGAAACTGCGTCACGGCTCGTACTTCCCGGACTGGCTGCTGGAACACCGACGCCGCGCCGAGCAGGCCCTGGTGACGGTCGTGGCCACCTCGTACCTGCTCGGGGTGTCGACCCGCAGGGTCGAGAAACTCGCCGAGCAGCTCGGCGTCACCAGGTTGTCGAAGTCGCAGGTGTCACAGATGGCGCAGCACCTCGACGCCCAGGTCGAGGCGTTCCGAAGCCGGCCCCTGGACTCCGCCCACTACACGTTCGTGGCGTTGGACGCGCTGACGATGAAGGTCCGCGAGGACGGCCGCACGGTCAACGTCGCCTGCCTGGTAGCGGTCGGCGTCAACGCCGACGGCCACCGCGAGGTCCTCGGCCTCGACGTGTGCGCCAGCGAGGACGGCGCCGGCTGGATCGCGTTCCTCCGCGGCCTGACCGCCCGCGGCCTCAAAGGCGTCCGCCTGGTCATCTCCGACGCCCACCGCGGCCTCGTCGACGCGATCGGCTCCGCCCTACCCGGCGCGTCCTGGCAACGCTGCCGCACCCACTACCTACGCAACCTGCTCACCAAGGTCCCCAAAAGCGCCCAACCATGGGTGGCGACCATGGTCCGCACCATCTTCGACCAGCCCGACCCTGGCGAGGTCCGCGCCCAGTACGCCCGCGTCGTCGACACCATCAACGCCAAGTACCCCACCGCCGCCGAACACCTCGACCAGGCCCGCGAGGACCTACTCGCCTTCACCAACTTCCCACACGAGATCTGGCGCCAGATCTGGTCCAACAACCCACAGGAACGGCTGAACAAGGAAATCCGACGCCGCACCGACGTCGTCGGGATCTTCCCCAACAGAGCCGCCGTCATCCGCCTCGTCGGAGCCGTCCTGGCCGAACAGACCGACGAATGGACCGAACAACGCCGCTACATCGGGCCCGAACTCCTCACCAAAGCCCGCCAGGAAACCCCCGAAGACCAACAACCCGACGCCGTGCCGCAACCCAAACCCGCACTGACCACCGCATAA
- a CDS encoding DUF4192 domain-containing protein has product MTPMDPPPLPDLPPSPASPPPPPPASASGSCGGLPAAPKLSVRSPADLLAAVPYLLGFHPADSVVVVALRGPKIVFAARGDLPALGTPALARDATARHLALVVVRQQADSAMIVGYGAAARVTPTVELVGMALREAGIQVLEALRLTGDRYWSYLCDAVDCCPAEGTAYDAAITEVAATATFAGQVALPDRAALARQVAPLDGPARESMRQATRRAEERLRELVDAAVPPAAADRVVRTVGEAAVRDAMTRHRDQGRLTDDELAWLTVLLPHLPVRDHAWERIGDDDWQVILWSDVVRRVDPELAAAPASLLAFAAWRAGNGALASVAIDRALRAEPDYSMALLIDEALQLGTPPSMLADWPSARSRPGPRRPARPGRRRIRRRRIGG; this is encoded by the coding sequence ATGACTCCGATGGATCCCCCACCGCTCCCCGATCTCCCGCCGTCCCCCGCTTCGCCACCGCCACCGCCACCGGCGTCGGCGTCGGGTTCGTGCGGCGGGCTGCCGGCGGCGCCCAAGCTCTCCGTCCGCTCGCCCGCCGACCTGCTCGCCGCCGTGCCCTACCTGCTCGGGTTCCACCCCGCCGACAGCGTCGTGGTGGTGGCACTTCGCGGTCCGAAGATCGTCTTCGCGGCCCGGGGCGACCTGCCCGCGCTCGGCACGCCGGCCCTGGCCCGGGACGCGACCGCCCGACACCTCGCCCTGGTCGTCGTCAGGCAGCAGGCCGACAGCGCGATGATCGTCGGCTACGGTGCCGCGGCCCGGGTCACCCCGACCGTCGAACTGGTCGGCATGGCGTTGCGGGAGGCCGGAATACAGGTGCTGGAGGCCCTGCGGCTGACCGGGGACCGCTACTGGTCCTACCTGTGCGACGCCGTCGACTGCTGCCCCGCCGAGGGCACCGCCTATGACGCGGCGATCACCGAGGTGGCAGCCACCGCCACCTTCGCCGGCCAGGTCGCGCTGCCCGACCGGGCGGCGCTGGCCCGCCAGGTCGCCCCGCTCGACGGACCGGCCCGGGAGTCGATGCGGCAGGCCACCCGGCGCGCGGAGGAGCGGCTCCGCGAACTGGTCGACGCGGCCGTTCCACCGGCGGCGGCCGACCGGGTCGTGCGGACCGTTGGCGAGGCAGCCGTACGGGACGCGATGACCCGGCATCGGGACCAGGGGCGGCTCACCGACGACGAGTTGGCCTGGCTGACGGTGCTGCTGCCGCATCTGCCGGTCCGTGACCATGCCTGGGAACGCATCGGCGACGACGACTGGCAGGTCATCCTGTGGTCGGACGTCGTACGGCGGGTGGATCCCGAACTCGCCGCCGCCCCGGCGAGCCTGCTCGCGTTCGCCGCGTGGCGGGCCGGCAACGGCGCACTTGCGAGTGTGGCGATCGACCGGGCACTACGCGCCGAACCCGACTATTCGATGGCGCTGCTGATCGACGAGGCGCTGCAACTGGGCACCCCACCCTCGATGCTCGCCGACTGGCCATCAGCCCGAAGCCGGCCCGGTCCCCGGCGACCCGCCAGACCCGGCCGTCGCCGGATCCGCCGCCGCCGGATCGGCGGCTGA
- the moaA gene encoding GTP 3',8-cyclase MoaA produces MTIAGQPDRGGLADRFGRTATDLRVSLTDRCNLRCTYCMPAEGLAWLPRDEVLTDAEVVRLIRIAVERLGITEVRFTGGEPLIRPGLVDIVSAAAALDPRPGLSLTTNGIGLDRLARPLREAGLDRVNVSLDTLDRGRFTELTRRDRLPDVLAGLAAAAAAGLRPVKINAVLIRGVNDADAVDLLRFALAGGYELRFIEQMPLDAQHAWQRASMVTADEILADLRTAFTLRPDPAHRGGAPAETWLVDGHSARVGVIGTVTRPFCGDCDRTRLTADGQVRACLFATEESDLRTALRAGATDAELADRWRAAMWGKKAGHGIDDPAFLQPVRPMSAIGG; encoded by the coding sequence ATGACGATCGCCGGGCAGCCTGACCGGGGCGGGCTCGCCGACCGCTTCGGTCGAACGGCGACCGACCTGCGGGTTTCGCTGACCGACCGGTGCAATCTGCGCTGCACCTACTGCATGCCGGCCGAAGGGCTGGCCTGGTTGCCGCGCGACGAGGTGCTCACCGATGCCGAGGTGGTCCGGCTGATCCGGATCGCGGTGGAGCGGCTGGGGATCACCGAGGTCCGCTTCACCGGCGGCGAGCCGCTGATCCGTCCCGGTCTGGTCGACATCGTGTCGGCCGCGGCCGCGCTCGACCCTCGCCCGGGGTTGTCGCTGACCACGAACGGGATCGGCCTGGACCGGCTCGCCCGCCCGCTGCGGGAGGCCGGACTCGACCGGGTGAACGTGTCGCTGGACACCCTCGACCGGGGCCGGTTCACCGAGCTGACCCGCCGGGACCGGCTGCCCGACGTACTCGCGGGGTTGGCCGCGGCGGCCGCGGCCGGTCTGCGCCCGGTGAAGATCAACGCGGTGCTGATCCGCGGAGTCAACGACGCGGACGCGGTCGACCTGCTGCGGTTCGCCCTCGCCGGCGGCTACGAACTGCGGTTCATCGAGCAGATGCCGCTCGACGCGCAGCACGCCTGGCAGCGCGCCTCGATGGTGACCGCCGACGAGATCCTGGCCGACCTGCGGACAGCGTTCACGCTGCGCCCCGACCCGGCCCACCGGGGTGGCGCACCGGCCGAGACGTGGCTGGTCGACGGCCACTCCGCCCGGGTCGGTGTGATCGGTACGGTCACCCGCCCGTTCTGCGGCGACTGCGACCGGACCCGGCTGACCGCGGACGGCCAGGTACGCGCCTGCCTGTTCGCCACCGAGGAGTCGGACCTGCGTACGGCGTTGCGGGCCGGGGCCACGGATGCCGAACTCGCCGACCGGTGGCGGGCCGCGATGTGGGGGAAGAAGGCCGGCCACGGCATCGACGACCCGGCGTTCCTGCAACCGGTCCGCCCGATGTCGGCGATCGGCGGCTGA
- a CDS encoding UvrD-helicase domain-containing protein, translating into MLPFSAAPPGGSPTATGPFVADLHIHSKYSRACSRDLNMSNLAWWARRKGVSLLGTGDFTHPAWYAHLRETLEPAEPGLYRLSRDAERDVARKLPARLASVAEANPVRYMLSVEISTIYKRDDRTRKVHHLVYLPDLDAVARFNTALARIGNIASDGRPILGLDSRNLLEITLEASPDGFLVPAHIWTPWFSALGSKSGFDAIADCYADLADHIFAVETGLSSDPAMNWRVSSLDRYQLVSNSDAHSPPALAREATVFATDLDYFAVREAMRTGDGLHGTIEFFPEEGKYHADGHRNCGVNWQPEQTRAAGGRCPQCGKPLTIGVLSRVEELADRPDGFVPAHARQVTHLVALPEIVGEINGVGPKSKTVEGHLNTLVAALGSELDILTTTPLDAIGQTGGELLAEAIGRLRRGEVRRTPGYDGEYGVIRLFDPAELNRGGQAQTLFDVPVPQQRPPAEPARRRAATAAAASPAKAPNAAKAAKTAKAKPEPAAVPPIPPPPSPHEPFEPMLAGMEEVGTGLLDRLDAMQRVAASAPGGPLLIVAGPGTGKTRTLTHRIAYLCAELNVYPEHCLAITFTRRAAEELRSRLDGLLGPVAEDVTVATFHSLGLALLRENAKAAGLPPDFRIADDTDRAQARAEAGDDEAAYTDLLRAQDLVDLDELVTLPLALLRDDAELVERYRDRWRWIFVDEYQDVDADQYELLRLLSPPDGNLCAIGDPDQAIYSFRGADVGYFLRFSEDFQEARLVRLNRNYRSAAPILAAAVQAIAPSSLVRGRRLDPARLDPEAPLVGRYAAAGVTDEANFVVRTVDELVGGVSHRSLDSGRIDGRVSNVSFSDIAVLYRTDAQAAPIVDALSRAGVPVQKRSHDRLRDRAGVAAIIHELRHENGLGGSLAARVRLAGQVLAQRFTAPTLDASGAASPEDVWSAVELLTPLAQRCGDDLPEFLAQVTTGAEVDALDPRAEAVTLLTLHAAKGLEFPVVFMVGCEDGLLPMRWPGATPSDDEVAEERRLFFVGLTRAQDRLYVSHTARRLRHGGERECRPTPFLDVIDSALFERIGDTEPRRPKDRQLRLL; encoded by the coding sequence GTGCTTCCGTTCAGTGCTGCACCCCCCGGCGGCTCCCCCACGGCCACCGGGCCGTTCGTGGCGGACCTGCACATCCACTCCAAATACTCGCGGGCCTGCAGCCGCGACCTCAACATGTCGAACCTGGCCTGGTGGGCCAGACGCAAGGGCGTCAGCCTGCTCGGCACCGGTGACTTCACCCACCCCGCCTGGTACGCACACCTGCGGGAGACACTGGAGCCGGCCGAGCCCGGTCTCTACCGGCTCAGCCGGGACGCCGAGCGCGACGTCGCCCGCAAGCTCCCGGCCCGGCTGGCCAGCGTCGCCGAAGCCAACCCGGTGCGCTACATGCTCAGCGTCGAGATCTCCACGATCTACAAGCGCGACGACCGCACCCGAAAGGTGCACCACCTCGTCTACCTGCCCGACCTCGACGCCGTGGCCCGGTTCAACACCGCGCTCGCCCGGATCGGCAACATCGCCTCCGACGGCCGGCCCATCCTCGGTCTCGACTCGCGCAACCTGCTGGAGATCACGCTCGAGGCCAGCCCGGACGGCTTCCTCGTCCCCGCGCACATCTGGACCCCGTGGTTCTCCGCGCTGGGCTCGAAGTCCGGCTTCGACGCGATCGCCGACTGCTACGCCGACCTGGCCGACCACATCTTCGCCGTGGAGACCGGCCTGTCGTCCGACCCGGCGATGAACTGGCGGGTGTCCAGCCTGGACCGCTACCAGCTGGTGTCCAACTCCGACGCCCACTCGCCACCGGCGCTGGCCCGGGAGGCGACGGTCTTCGCCACCGACCTCGACTACTTCGCCGTACGGGAGGCGATGCGCACCGGGGACGGGCTGCACGGCACGATCGAGTTCTTCCCCGAAGAGGGCAAGTACCACGCCGACGGACACCGCAACTGCGGCGTCAACTGGCAACCCGAGCAGACCCGGGCCGCCGGCGGCCGCTGCCCGCAGTGCGGCAAGCCGCTGACGATCGGCGTACTCAGCCGGGTCGAGGAGCTGGCCGACCGGCCCGACGGGTTCGTGCCGGCCCACGCCCGGCAGGTCACCCACCTGGTCGCGCTGCCCGAGATCGTCGGCGAGATCAACGGCGTCGGCCCGAAGTCGAAGACCGTCGAGGGCCACCTCAACACGCTCGTCGCCGCGCTCGGCTCCGAACTGGACATCCTCACCACCACCCCGCTCGACGCCATCGGCCAGACCGGCGGCGAACTGCTCGCCGAGGCGATCGGCCGGCTCCGCCGGGGCGAAGTACGCCGTACCCCCGGATACGACGGCGAGTACGGCGTCATCCGGCTCTTCGACCCCGCCGAGCTGAACCGGGGCGGCCAGGCGCAGACGCTGTTCGACGTACCCGTGCCGCAGCAGCGACCACCGGCGGAGCCGGCCCGGCGACGGGCGGCGACCGCCGCCGCGGCGAGCCCCGCGAAGGCCCCGAACGCCGCCAAGGCCGCGAAGACCGCCAAGGCAAAGCCCGAGCCGGCGGCCGTGCCACCGATCCCACCGCCGCCGTCCCCGCACGAGCCGTTCGAGCCGATGCTGGCCGGCATGGAGGAGGTCGGCACCGGACTGCTCGACCGGCTCGACGCGATGCAGCGGGTGGCCGCCTCGGCGCCCGGCGGGCCGCTGCTCATCGTCGCCGGTCCCGGGACCGGCAAGACGCGCACGTTGACCCACCGCATCGCCTACCTCTGCGCCGAACTGAACGTCTATCCGGAGCACTGCCTGGCGATCACCTTCACCCGCCGGGCCGCCGAAGAGTTGCGGAGCCGCCTCGACGGGCTGCTCGGACCGGTCGCCGAAGACGTCACCGTCGCCACGTTCCACTCGCTGGGCCTGGCGCTGCTGCGGGAGAACGCCAAGGCGGCGGGACTGCCGCCCGACTTCCGGATCGCCGACGACACCGACCGGGCCCAGGCGCGGGCCGAGGCCGGCGACGACGAGGCCGCGTACACCGATCTGCTGCGGGCGCAGGACCTCGTCGACCTCGACGAGTTGGTCACCCTGCCGCTGGCCCTGCTGCGCGACGACGCCGAACTGGTCGAGCGCTACCGGGACCGGTGGCGGTGGATCTTCGTGGACGAATACCAGGACGTCGACGCCGACCAGTACGAGCTGCTGCGCCTGCTCAGCCCGCCCGACGGCAACCTGTGCGCGATCGGCGACCCGGATCAGGCGATCTACTCGTTCCGGGGTGCGGACGTCGGCTACTTCCTGCGCTTCTCCGAGGACTTCCAGGAAGCCCGGCTGGTCCGTCTCAACCGCAACTACCGCTCGGCGGCGCCGATCCTGGCCGCCGCGGTCCAGGCCATCGCCCCGTCGTCGCTGGTCCGTGGCCGCCGCCTCGACCCGGCCCGGCTCGACCCGGAGGCACCGCTGGTCGGCCGCTACGCGGCGGCCGGTGTGACCGACGAGGCCAACTTCGTCGTACGCACGGTCGACGAGCTGGTCGGCGGCGTGTCCCACCGGTCGCTGGACTCCGGCCGGATCGACGGCCGGGTGTCCAACGTGTCGTTCTCCGACATCGCGGTGCTCTACCGCACCGACGCCCAGGCCGCGCCGATCGTCGACGCGCTCTCCCGCGCCGGTGTGCCGGTACAGAAGCGTTCCCACGACCGGCTGCGCGACCGGGCCGGCGTCGCCGCGATCATCCACGAGCTACGCCACGAGAACGGTCTCGGCGGATCCCTGGCCGCCCGGGTACGGCTGGCCGGCCAGGTGCTGGCACAGCGGTTCACCGCGCCCACCCTCGACGCGTCCGGGGCGGCCAGTCCCGAAGACGTCTGGTCGGCGGTCGAGCTGCTGACCCCGCTGGCCCAGCGCTGCGGCGACGACCTGCCGGAGTTCCTCGCGCAGGTCACGACCGGTGCCGAGGTCGACGCGCTCGACCCGCGGGCCGAGGCGGTCACCCTGCTCACCCTGCACGCGGCAAAGGGGCTGGAGTTCCCGGTCGTGTTCATGGTGGGCTGCGAGGACGGGCTGCTGCCGATGCGCTGGCCGGGTGCCACGCCGTCGGACGACGAGGTGGCCGAGGAACGCCGGCTGTTCTTCGTCGGGCTGACCCGCGCGCAGGACCGCCTGTACGTCAGCCACACCGCGCGGCGGCTGCGGCACGGCGGCGAACGGGAGTGCCGCCCGACACCGTTCCTCGACGTGATCGACTCGGCGCTCTTCGAACGGATCGGCGACACCGAGCCACGCCGGCCGAAGGACCGTCAGCTCCGGCTGCTCTGA
- a CDS encoding GNAT family N-acetyltransferase, with the protein MNEVAIRPYRPADHGAGRNLCAELATHHGVLYADPGHGGADPGAAFEEYLTRLDLSGVWVAEHPVDGVVGLVGLIMDGSSGQVEPVVVARTHRGQGIGRALLGRVADEARRRGLDKLTVRPQARNEQALRCLHAAGYDVLSAVELTLDLHPGGGSGDRDDVALHGVRFRS; encoded by the coding sequence ATGAACGAGGTCGCGATCCGCCCGTACCGGCCCGCCGACCACGGAGCCGGCCGGAATCTCTGTGCCGAACTGGCCACCCACCACGGCGTTCTCTACGCCGATCCGGGGCACGGTGGTGCCGATCCCGGGGCGGCGTTCGAGGAATACCTGACCCGGCTCGACCTGTCCGGTGTGTGGGTGGCCGAACATCCGGTCGACGGGGTGGTCGGCCTGGTCGGTCTGATCATGGACGGGTCGTCGGGGCAGGTCGAACCGGTGGTGGTGGCCCGGACCCACCGCGGTCAGGGGATCGGTCGCGCGCTGCTCGGCCGGGTCGCCGACGAGGCCCGCCGCCGGGGGCTCGACAAGCTGACGGTACGCCCGCAGGCCCGCAACGAGCAGGCGCTGCGCTGCCTGCACGCGGCCGGCTACGACGTGCTGTCCGCGGTCGAGTTGACCCTCGACCTGCATCCGGGCGGTGGCAGCGGCGACCGGGACGACGTCGCACTTCATGGGGTGCGGTTCCGGTCCTGA